A window of Oncorhynchus keta strain PuntledgeMale-10-30-2019 unplaced genomic scaffold, Oket_V2 Un_contig_1190_pilon_pilon, whole genome shotgun sequence genomic DNA:
gaggtgtctcctggtctctatctatcagactgttggaacagaggaggtgtctcctggtctctatctatcagactgttggaacagaggaggtgtctcctggtctctatctatcagactgttggaacagaggaggtgtctcctggtctctatctatcagactgttggaacagaggaggtgtctcctggtctctaactatcagactgttggaacagaggaggtgtctcctggtctctaactatcagactgttggaacagaggaggtgtctcctggtctctatctatcagactgttggaacagaggaggtgtctcctggtctctaactatcagactgttggaacagaggaggtgtctcctggtctctaactatcagactgttggaacagaggaggtgtctcctggtctctatctatcagactgttggaacagaggaggtgtctcctggtctctaactatcagactgttggaacagaggaggtgtctcctggtctctaactatcagactgttggaacagaggaggtgtctcctggtctctatctatcagactgttggaacagaggaggtgtctcctggtctctaactatcagactgttggaacggaggaggtgtctcctggtctctaactatcagactgttggaacagaggaggtgtctcctggtctctaactatcagactgttggaacagaggaggtgtctcctggtctctatctatcagactgttggaacagaggaggtgtctcctggtctctaactatcagactgttggaacagaggaggtgtctcctggtctctatctatcagactgttggaacagaggaggtgtctcctggtctctaactatcagactgttggaacagaggaggtgtctcctggtctctaactatcagactgttggaacggaggaggtgtctcctggtctctaactatcagactgttggaacggaggaggtgtctcctggtctctatctatcagactgttggaacagaggaggtgtctcctggtctctaactatcagactgttggaacggaggaggtgtctcctggtctctaactatcagactgttggaacagaggaggtgtctcctggtctctatctatcagactgttggaacagaggaggtgtctcctggtctctaactatcagactgttggaacggaggaggtgtctcctggtctctaactatcagactgttggaacagaggaggtgtctcctggtctctaactatcagactgttggaacagaggaggtgtctcctggtctctatctatcagactgttggaacagaggaggtgtctcctggtctctaactatcagactgttggaacagaggaggtgtctcctggtctctaactatcagactgttggaacagaggaggtgtctcctggtctctaactatcagactgttggaacagaggaggtgtctcctggtctctatctatcagactgttggaacggaggaggtgtctcctggtctctaactatcagactgttggaacagaggaggtgtctcctggtctctaactatcagactgttggaacagaggaggtgtctcctggtctctatctatcagactgttggaacagaggaggtgtctcctggtctctaactatcagactgttggaacagaggaggtgtctcctggtctctatctatcagactgttggaacagaggaggtgtctcctggtctctatctatcagactgttggaacagaggaggtgtctcctggtctctatctatcagactgttggaacagaggaggtgtctcctggtctctatctatcagactgttggaacggAGGAGGTGTTTGGAAACTCTGCACCTGGCTTGAACTCTCTAGCCCCATCATGACTCAGTGGATACACAGACACATTCTTGAAAGGGAACATCTATGCATGAATCCTAAAGGGGCTTGAGAgcgtgctcgtgtgtgtgtgtgtgtgtgtgtgtgtgtgtgtgtgtgtgtgtgtgtgtgtgtgtgtgtgtgtgtgtgtgtgtgtgtgtgtgtgtgtgtgtgtgtgtgtgtgtgtctctccccctgtgtgtTTACATGCCTACAGTATCCCTGTCACTTTAATGAAGCCACTAGAACACTGTTCCCCCCCCTGGCTGGGGCAGGGTGTCTCTAgtccaacacagtgtacaccccagcatctagtccaacacagtgtacaccacagcatctagtccaacacagtgtacaccacagcatctagtccaacacagtgtacaccacagcatctagtccaacacagtgtacaccCCAGCATCTAGTCTAAACACAGTGTACACCCCAGCATCTAGTCTaaacacagtgtacaccacagcatctagtccaacacagtgtacaccccagcatctagtccaacacagtgtacaccacagcatctagtccaacacagtgtacaccccagcatctagtccaacacagtgtacaccacagcatctagtccaacacagtgtacaccacagcatctagtccaacacagtgtacaccccagcatctagtccaacacagtgtacaccacagcatctagtccaacacagtgtacaccacagcatctagtctaacacagtgtacaccacagcatctagtccaacacagtgtacaccacagcatctagtctaacacagtgtacaccacagcatctagtctaaacacagtgtacaccacagcatctagtctaacacagtgtacaccccagcatctagtctaacacagtgtacaccacagcatctagtccaacacagtgtacaccacagcatctagtctaaacacagtgtacaccacggcatctagtccaacacagtgtacaccacagcatctagtctaacacagtgtacaccacagcatctagtccaacacagtgtacaccccagcatctagtctaacacagtgtacaccacagcatctagtctaaacacagtgtacaccacagcatctagtctaacacagtgtacaccacagcatctagtctaacacagtgtacaccccagcatctagtctaacacagtgtacaccacagcatctagtccaacacagtgtacaccccagcatctagtctaacacagtgtacaccccagcatctagtctaacacagtgtacaccacagcatctagtccaacacagtgtacaccacagcatctagtccaacacagtgtacaccccagcatc
This region includes:
- the LOC127917738 gene encoding uncharacterized protein LOC127917738 isoform X4; translation: MLVCLRVTNSKALVRSSALWALVRSSALWALVRSSALWALVRSSALRRESGAIWDSSCSSMTDCLLWFYGLCRCRKTDRAHFTTTIWSLWRRWSLTIRLLEQRRCLLVSIYQTVGTEEVSPGLYLSDCWNRGGVSWSLSIRLLEQRRCLLVSNYQTVGTEEVSPGLYLSDCWNRGGVSWSLSIRLLEQRRCLLVSNYQTVGTEEVSPGLYLSDCWNRGGVSWSLSIRLLEQRRCLLVSNYQTVGTEEVSPGLYLSDCWNGGGVSWSLSIRLLEQRRCLLVSNYQTVGTEEVSPGLYLSDCWNRGGVSWSLSIRLLEQRRCLLVSIYQTVGTEEVSPGLYLSDCWNGGGVWKLCTWLELSSPIMTQWIHRHILEREHLCMNPKGA
- the LOC127917738 gene encoding uncharacterized protein LOC127917738 isoform X3, producing the protein MLVCLRVTNSKALVRSSALWALVRSSALWALVRSSALWALVRSSALRRESGAIWDSSCSSMTDCLLWFYGLCRCRKTDRAHFTTTIWSLWRRWSLTIRLLEQRRCLLVSIYQTVGTEEVSPGLYLSDCWNRGGVSWSLSIRLLEQRRCLLVSNYQTVGTEEVSPGLYLSDCWNRGGVSWSLSIRLLEQRRCLLVSNYQTVGTEEVSPGLYLSDCWNRGGVSWSLTIRLLERRRCLLVSNYQTVGTEEVSPGLYLSDCWNRGGVSWSLTIRLLERRRCLLVSIYQTVGTEEVSPGLYLSDCWNRGGVSWSLTIRLLEQRRCLLVSIYQTVGTEEVSPGLYLSDCWNRGGVSWSLSIRLLEQRRCLLVSIYQTVGTEEVFGNSAPGLNSLAPS
- the LOC127917738 gene encoding uncharacterized protein LOC127917738 isoform X1, with protein sequence MLVCLRVTNSKALVRSSALWALVRSSALWALVRSSALWALVRSSALRRESGAIWDSSCSSMTDCLLWFYGLCRCRKTDRAHFTTTIWSLWRRWSLTIRLLEQRRCLLVSIYQTVGTEEVSPGLYLSDCWNRGGVSWSLSIRLLEQRRCLLVSNYQTVGTEEVSPGLYLSDCWNRGGVSWSLSIRLLEQRRCLLVSNYQTVGTEEVSPGLYLSDCWNRGGVSWSLTIRLLERRRCLLVSNYQTVGTEEVSPGLYLSDCWNRGGVSWSLTIRLLEQRRCLLVSNYQTVGTEEVSPGLYLSDCWNGGGVSWSLSIRLLEQRRCLLVSNYQTVGTEEVSPGLYLSDCWNRGGVSWSLSIRLLEQRRCLLVSIYQTVGTEEVSPGLYLSDCWNGGGVWKLCTWLELSSPIMTQWIHRHILEREHLCMNPKGA
- the LOC127917738 gene encoding uncharacterized protein LOC127917738 isoform X8; the encoded protein is MLVCLRVTNSKALVRSSALWALVRSSALWALVRSSALWALVRSSALRRESGAIWDSSCSSMTDCLLWFYGLCRCRKTDRAHFTTTIWSLWRRWSLTIRLLEQRRCLLVSIYQTVGTEEVSPGLYLSDCWNRGGVSWSLTIRLLERRRCLLVSIYQTVGTEEVSPGLYLSDCWNRGGVSWSLTIRLLERRRCLLVSIYQTVGTEEVSPGLYLSDCWNRGGVSWSLTIRLLEQRRCLLVSIYQTVGTEEVSPGLYLSDCWNRGGVSWSLSIRLLEQRRCLLVSIYQTVGTEEVFGNSAPGLNSLAPS